In Paenibacillus sp. FSL R7-0345, a single window of DNA contains:
- a CDS encoding response regulator transcription factor, giving the protein MINILVVEDNGKLRQLIGTVLAKHGYHPVLAEDGQHALELLDTQIIDLIISDIMMPHIDGYELTGRLREAGFNTPVLMVTAKESFEDKQRGYLAGTDDYMVKPIDVNEMILRVGALLRRAKIVSERRLVIGEIILDYDSLTVHRGERSTLLPQKEFYLLYKLLSYPNKIFTRQQLMDEIWGMDSETDARTVDVHINRLRERFKDSPEFEIVTVRGLGYKAVKHL; this is encoded by the coding sequence ATGATTAACATTCTGGTAGTGGAAGACAACGGCAAGCTGCGGCAGCTGATCGGTACGGTGCTGGCCAAACACGGCTACCATCCGGTGCTGGCTGAGGACGGTCAGCATGCGCTGGAGCTGCTGGATACGCAGATTATTGACCTGATTATTTCGGATATTATGATGCCCCATATAGACGGATATGAGCTGACCGGGCGGCTGAGAGAGGCGGGCTTTAATACCCCGGTGCTGATGGTTACGGCAAAAGAAAGCTTTGAAGACAAACAGCGCGGCTACCTGGCAGGTACGGATGACTATATGGTGAAGCCGATCGACGTGAATGAAATGATTCTGCGGGTCGGGGCACTGCTGCGCCGGGCGAAAATTGTAAGTGAACGCAGACTGGTGATCGGGGAGATTATCCTCGACTATGATTCGCTGACGGTTCACCGCGGGGAGCGGAGCACGCTTTTACCCCAGAAGGAGTTCTATCTGCTGTACAAGCTGCTGTCCTATCCGAACAAGATTTTTACACGCCAGCAGCTGATGGATGAAATCTGGGGAATGGACTCAGAGACGGATGCCCGGACCGTCGATGTGCATATCAACCGGCTGCGTGAACGCTTCAAGGACAGTCCGGAGTTCGAAATTGTGACCGTGAGGGGACTGGGCTACAAGGCGGTGAAGCATCTGTGA
- a CDS encoding S-layer homology domain-containing protein, with protein MKKSFKLVTLSAAAAIAFSFAGEQFASAAAFSDLNNVADKEKIIALQDQGLVKGISTTKFGPHLPISEAEGVQMIVNAAGLNLDTIRFVKAPKASDYFVNANDSAWYAQALIIAGVHGLDLPADLQPGSKLTREAFTHQLIDAIELGGRLPMIKIAPVEFADQDQVTAEYSGSLQRALAYGVVKLDNNGKLNPKQQITRAEAAVEISNALAYLKAHPAPTAQSEILTAEEAVQLIKEAVGPEADLQIKISPAASMSRESFTYLLINTLQSSGQLPMYKLVPVTVADEDQMDILNSGAIQTALALKIVSLDQGGNFNPKDPITRTDGTAMVSKVQEILKDKGAK; from the coding sequence ATGAAAAAATCATTCAAACTTGTTACACTATCTGCCGCAGCCGCCATTGCGTTCAGCTTTGCCGGAGAACAATTTGCTTCCGCTGCTGCTTTTTCCGATCTGAATAATGTAGCAGATAAAGAAAAAATCATCGCTCTGCAGGATCAGGGGCTGGTCAAAGGAATTAGCACAACGAAGTTCGGCCCGCATCTGCCGATCTCTGAAGCGGAGGGTGTGCAGATGATCGTCAATGCAGCCGGCCTCAATCTGGATACGATCCGGTTTGTGAAAGCGCCGAAGGCTTCCGATTATTTTGTGAATGCGAATGATTCTGCATGGTACGCACAGGCACTCATCATTGCCGGTGTACACGGCCTGGACCTGCCGGCTGATCTGCAGCCGGGCAGCAAGCTGACGCGGGAAGCCTTTACCCATCAGCTGATTGATGCAATTGAGCTGGGCGGCCGCCTGCCGATGATCAAAATCGCCCCTGTGGAATTCGCAGATCAGGATCAGGTAACGGCAGAGTATTCCGGCTCACTCCAGCGTGCTTTGGCTTACGGGGTAGTGAAGCTGGACAATAACGGCAAGCTGAATCCGAAGCAGCAGATTACCCGGGCTGAGGCTGCAGTTGAGATCAGCAATGCGCTGGCGTACCTGAAAGCCCATCCGGCACCAACGGCTCAGAGCGAGATCCTCACCGCAGAAGAAGCCGTGCAACTGATTAAGGAAGCTGTAGGTCCTGAAGCGGATCTGCAGATCAAGATCAGCCCGGCTGCCAGTATGAGCAGAGAATCGTTCACCTACCTCCTGATTAATACGCTGCAGTCAAGCGGCCAGCTGCCGATGTATAAGCTTGTTCCGGTTACAGTTGCTGATGAGGATCAAATGGATATTCTGAACTCCGGGGCGATCCAGACGGCGCTTGCCCTCAAGATTGTCAGCCTGGACCAAGGCGGTAATTTCAACCCGAAGGACCCGATCACCCGCACAGACGGAACCGCGATGGTTAGCAAGGTTCAGGAAATTTTGAAAGATAAAGGCGCAAAATAA
- a CDS encoding ABC transporter ATP-binding protein/permease, whose protein sequence is MREDEINGMLQLKNISKSYTTGSFTQTALDDVSLDFRKNEFVAILGPSGSGKTTSLNIIGGLDQYDSGDLIINGTSTKAFKDSDWDAYRNNSVGFIFQSYNLISHLSITDNVEMGMTLSGVSADIKHRKAVEALEKVGLKDHIHKKPGQLSGGQMQRVAIARALANDPDIILADEPTGALDTVTSEQIMELIKEIAKDKLVVMVTHNPELAEAYADRIVQFRDGKVISDTNPPTELKTNANYQLKKTAMSYFTALKLSGKNISTKKWRTALTAFASSIGIIGIALILSLSNGFDKQISSYESGALSNFPVTISETAAQIDMSNPPGAQTEEADKKWTEFTDASEVYPYDPTANTVLHTNELSPEYLDYLDKIDPALLDGVSYSRKVNMNILRSDGETAVPMDTASLNFTTYPDKPAGTEGSYLADYYDLLAGSLPEQPTDLVMVVDEYNRMNQSVLEALGLDYDAANVSFDDIIGHEFKLVYNDDYYTEADSMFKLNGNAADLSEMYNSANAVTLNISGIIRKQQDSPMSTMSAGIAYSDSLAEQFIENAQGSAIVLAQKQQDQVNVLTGKVFSQIGGIDMSGMGMGMGMGMGMGGSSASTDPGSATSQEAALAALGAVATPSSISLYPKDFGAKEKLVAYLDKWNDKHSNEELIVYTDLAAMVTSLSSGIMDGITMVLIAFASISLVVSLIMIGIITYISVLERTKEIGVLRALGARKKDITRVFNAETCIIGSLSGLLGIGIAYLLTLPVNIILKSITDLNNVAQLNPLHALGLVVLSVGLTMLGGFIPAKFAAKKDPVVALRSE, encoded by the coding sequence ATGAGAGAGGATGAGATTAACGGTATGCTGCAGCTTAAAAACATCTCCAAAAGCTATACCACCGGCAGTTTCACACAAACTGCACTTGATGATGTAAGTCTCGATTTCCGCAAAAACGAGTTTGTGGCCATTCTCGGGCCCAGCGGTTCGGGTAAAACAACCAGCCTGAACATCATCGGCGGGCTTGACCAATATGACAGTGGCGACCTGATCATTAACGGAACGTCGACCAAGGCCTTCAAGGACAGTGACTGGGACGCTTACCGGAACAACAGTGTGGGATTTATTTTTCAGAGCTACAACCTGATCTCCCACCTGAGCATCACCGATAACGTGGAAATGGGCATGACCCTGAGCGGCGTGAGTGCTGATATTAAACACCGGAAAGCAGTTGAGGCGCTGGAGAAGGTCGGGCTGAAGGATCATATCCACAAAAAACCGGGCCAGCTGTCCGGCGGCCAGATGCAGCGTGTCGCTATTGCCAGAGCGCTTGCTAACGATCCTGATATTATTCTCGCAGACGAGCCGACCGGCGCACTTGATACCGTAACCAGCGAGCAGATCATGGAGCTGATCAAGGAAATCGCCAAAGATAAGCTCGTTGTCATGGTTACCCACAACCCGGAGCTGGCAGAAGCCTATGCCGACCGGATTGTACAATTCAGGGATGGCAAGGTTATTTCTGACACCAACCCTCCAACCGAGCTTAAGACCAATGCCAATTATCAGCTGAAAAAGACGGCAATGAGCTACTTTACCGCCCTCAAGCTGTCCGGCAAAAATATCTCAACCAAAAAGTGGAGAACCGCGCTTACCGCCTTCGCCTCCAGTATCGGCATCATCGGGATTGCCCTGATTCTCTCCTTATCGAACGGGTTCGACAAGCAGATCAGCAGCTATGAGTCCGGAGCATTATCGAACTTCCCGGTGACGATTAGTGAAACAGCCGCGCAGATTGATATGTCTAACCCGCCGGGAGCGCAAACGGAGGAAGCCGACAAGAAGTGGACCGAATTTACAGATGCCTCTGAAGTATATCCATATGATCCAACGGCCAACACCGTTCTGCATACGAATGAGCTGAGCCCGGAATATCTGGATTATCTGGACAAAATCGACCCTGCACTGCTGGACGGCGTATCCTACAGCCGCAAGGTTAACATGAATATCCTCCGTTCAGATGGCGAAACTGCCGTTCCTATGGACACAGCCAGCCTGAACTTCACTACCTATCCCGATAAGCCGGCCGGTACCGAAGGCAGCTATCTGGCGGATTATTACGATCTGCTTGCAGGCAGCCTGCCAGAGCAGCCTACTGATCTGGTGATGGTTGTCGATGAATACAACCGGATGAACCAGAGTGTTCTCGAAGCCCTGGGTCTTGATTACGATGCTGCCAATGTCAGCTTCGACGATATTATCGGCCATGAGTTCAAGCTGGTCTATAATGATGACTACTACACTGAAGCAGACAGCATGTTCAAACTGAACGGCAACGCCGCCGATCTGAGCGAAATGTATAACAGCGCTAATGCGGTAACCCTGAATATCTCGGGGATTATCCGCAAGCAGCAGGATTCCCCAATGTCCACGATGTCTGCAGGTATCGCCTACTCGGACAGCCTCGCGGAACAGTTCATTGAAAATGCACAGGGCTCAGCCATTGTGCTGGCCCAGAAGCAGCAGGATCAGGTTAATGTGCTGACCGGCAAAGTCTTTTCCCAAATAGGGGGAATTGACATGAGCGGTATGGGTATGGGCATGGGAATGGGAATGGGAATGGGCGGCTCAAGCGCAAGCACTGACCCGGGCAGTGCTACCTCCCAGGAAGCCGCGCTTGCTGCCCTTGGCGCTGTAGCTACTCCATCCTCCATCTCCTTGTATCCTAAAGATTTCGGAGCCAAAGAGAAGCTTGTTGCCTATCTCGACAAATGGAACGATAAACACAGCAATGAAGAATTGATTGTGTATACTGACCTGGCAGCGATGGTGACCAGCCTGTCCAGCGGTATTATGGACGGAATTACAATGGTATTGATCGCCTTTGCCTCCATCTCACTGGTCGTATCCCTGATCATGATTGGTATTATCACTTACATCTCCGTGCTGGAACGGACTAAGGAGATCGGGGTGCTGCGCGCCCTCGGTGCGCGCAAGAAGGACATCACCCGCGTATTTAATGCGGAGACCTGCATTATCGGCTCACTCTCCGGACTGCTCGGCATCGGGATTGCTTATCTGCTGACCCTTCCGGTCAACATTATTCTTAAATCCATCACCGACCTGAACAATGTTGCGCAGCTCAATCCGCTGCATGCTCTCGGACTTGTCGTGCTCAGCGTCGGCCTGACCATGCTGGGCGGCTTCATCCCTGCCAAGTTCGCAGCCAAGAAGGATCCGGTTGTGGCACTGCGCAGCGAATAA
- a CDS encoding GNAT family N-acetyltransferase, whose translation MPAVSLHVGGCLTWIDRHEADFGAGLLYEFAVTDKVSGVLYGAIALSRNEKFNNGELAYWIGEEFWGNGTLLRRQRRC comes from the coding sequence ATGCCTGCCGTATCCCTACACGTTGGAGGATGCCTGACCTGGATTGACCGCCACGAAGCTGACTTTGGGGCAGGATTGTTGTATGAATTCGCCGTAACGGATAAGGTGAGCGGAGTTTTATATGGTGCGATAGCCTTGTCCCGCAACGAAAAATTCAACAATGGCGAGCTGGCTTACTGGATCGGTGAGGAGTTTTGGGGGAACGGGACGCTACTTAGGCGGCAGAGGCGATGCTGA
- a CDS encoding HAMP domain-containing sensor histidine kinase: MSRPGKNGNLWGALVLSVFLILLCDGVLMFGLSMLIIKSGLIDVGRFHIFWPVSVLLLASVLTGTAITAVVGRKLLAPINDLSKAAKQVAKGDFSARVAHENHKVDVIGEMAVNFNSMVQELGGMETLRNDFIVNVSHEFKTPIAAIEGYATLMQDQELSPEERADYSRLIIESTRQLSSLSSNILKLSKLENQEIVGGKKEFALDEQLRQALLLLEAQWNDKGINLELTLEPVVYYGNEELLMQVWLNLLSNAIKFTDNGGEVAVSLLSAEDAVTVRIADSGTGMTEEVMKRIFEKFYQGDKSRSAEGNGLGLPLVRRIVELSGGSVSVDSTPGKGSVFAVRLPV; the protein is encoded by the coding sequence GTGAGCAGGCCGGGCAAAAACGGTAACCTGTGGGGAGCGCTGGTGCTTAGCGTCTTTCTAATCCTGCTGTGTGACGGAGTGCTCATGTTCGGCCTCAGTATGCTGATTATCAAATCAGGTCTGATTGATGTGGGACGGTTTCATATCTTTTGGCCGGTTTCGGTGCTGCTGCTTGCCAGTGTGCTCACTGGTACTGCTATTACAGCGGTTGTCGGGCGGAAGCTGCTGGCCCCGATCAACGATCTCAGTAAAGCGGCCAAGCAGGTTGCGAAGGGGGATTTCAGTGCGAGGGTAGCTCATGAAAACCATAAAGTAGACGTGATTGGTGAAATGGCGGTTAACTTTAATAGCATGGTTCAGGAGCTGGGCGGTATGGAGACGCTGCGTAATGATTTTATCGTCAATGTGTCACATGAATTCAAAACACCGATTGCTGCTATCGAGGGCTATGCCACGCTGATGCAGGATCAGGAGCTGTCGCCGGAGGAACGTGCGGATTACAGCCGGCTGATCATTGAGAGCACCCGTCAGCTGTCATCGCTGTCCAGCAATATCCTGAAGCTGTCCAAGCTGGAGAACCAGGAGATTGTTGGCGGCAAAAAAGAGTTCGCCCTCGACGAACAGCTCCGCCAGGCGCTGCTGCTGCTGGAAGCCCAGTGGAATGATAAGGGGATCAACCTGGAGCTGACGCTTGAGCCGGTTGTTTATTACGGGAACGAAGAGCTGCTGATGCAGGTGTGGCTGAATCTGCTCAGCAATGCGATCAAATTCACGGATAACGGCGGGGAAGTAGCTGTCAGCCTGTTGAGCGCGGAGGATGCTGTTACTGTGCGGATCGCAGATTCCGGTACCGGGATGACCGAGGAAGTGATGAAGCGGATCTTCGAGAAATTCTACCAGGGCGACAAGTCGCGGTCGGCAGAAGGCAACGGCCTCGGCCTGCCCTTGGTGCGGCGGATTGTGGAGCTGAGCGGGGGGAGTGTATCAGTGGATAGCACGCCGGGGAAGGGCTCGGTGTTTGCGGTTAGGCTGCCGGTGTAA